The segment GAACAGAAGGAGGCGCTCTGGCGGCGGCTTGAAAGCCCGGACCACTGCTGGACGCCCTGCGGAATTTCAACCGTCGACCGCAGCGCGCCGTACTACCGGCAGGACGGTTACTGGAACGGTTCGATCTGGATGCCGCACCAGTGGTTCTTCTGGAAGGCGGCGCTCGACGACGGCCGGGCCGACTTCGCGTGGCGGATCGCCCGGACCGCGCTCACCGTATACGAGCGCGAAACGGCCGAATCACGCGGCTGCTACGAGCACTTCACGATCGCGGCCGGGCGCGGCGGCGGCTGGCACCATTTTTCAGCGCTTTCGTGTCCGGTGCTGGCCTGGTTCGGGGCGTATTTCGTGCCGGGGCGGCTGACGGGCGGCCTCGAAGCCGCCATCCGGGAGTTTTCGGCCGGGGAAAACGAATGGCGCGCGTCGCTCGAGATCGGCGGTTATCCGGGTGAAGGGAATGCGACCTTCCTCGCCGTGACCGGTCCGGGCGAATGGCGCGCAAGGTACGGCAATCGGGAGTATCCGGTGCGCGGCCGCGTTCCGGGCACGGTCGAATTCGATCTTCCGCGCGGCAGTTCGGGAGCGCTGGTGCTCCGCCAGGCTTGAAGAAATCGCGCATTCCTCCTTGCGTTATCGGGTCTGAAGGTGTATATTCCACAGGATCAAACGGAAGGCGGCGGAATGGACGAAAAGCGCGTGGAAGAGTGGGCGGTGAAGTGGATCGGGGAGAACCTCGATCCGCGCCGTTGGTGCTACCATCACCTCGGGCACGTCCGGGACGTTGTGGCCGATGCCGCCGAGTTCGGGCGCCTCTCCGGGCTGCCGGAGCCTGAGCTGTCGCTGCTGCGCGCTGCCGGCTGGCTGCACGATACGGGTTATGCGATCGATCCCGCAAACCACGAAGAGGCCTCGGCGCGCAAGGCGCAGGAAGTTCTGCCGCAGCTCGGCTGCACCCCGGAGGAAACCCTGCGCGTCACCGGCCTGATCCGGGCCACCAGCCTCGAGCGGGAACCGGCGGAGCTGGCGGAGCGGATCATGCGCGATGCCGACATCGGCCGGCTCGGCACGGCGGATTTCGTCGGCGCCGCGCTCCTGCTGCGGCGCGAGCTGGCCCATTGCGGCCGGCAGTTCACCGATCTGGAATTCTGGCAATTCGAATCCGGCTTTCTCGGGAAAACGGAATTTTACACAGCCGCCGCCCGGAGACTCCGCGGCGCCGGTCTCGAACGGAACCGCGCCTGGGTCCTCAACGAGGTGGCCCGGCTGGAACGCGAGGAGAAAGCATGAATACGCTGCGGGTGCTCGAGGGGCGGGAACGGTATGAACTCATTCACCTCATCGCCGAGGGCGGCATGGGGACGGTCTTCAAAGCCAGGAAGATCGGCGTGGCCGGGTTCGAGAAGGTCGTCGCAATCAAGATGATGCGGAACAAATTTTCGGACAGCGAGGCCTATGTCCGGAATTTCATCAGCGAGGCGAAGCTCGTCGCGAACCTGATTCACGAGAATATCGTGCAGATCTACCATCTCGACCGCTTCAACGACGTCTACTATTTCGTGATCGAATATGTGGACGGCGTATCGCTTTACGAATTCATCGATTTCCACGCCAAGCTGAAAAAGCGCACGCCGCTGGATCTGGCGATCTTCATCGCGGCGCGGGTGGCGCGGGGGCTGGCCTACGCGCACAGCCGCCGCGGTCCGGACGGCAAACCGCTCGGGATCGTCCACTGCGACGTCTGCCCGCACAACATCCTCATCAACACCGAAGGGGTGCCGAAAATCACGGATTTCGGCATTGCGCGGATCACTTCGAAGTCCGCGGCGGAGCGGCATGTCTCCGGCAAGCTCGCATTCATGGCGCCGGAGCAGGCGCGGCTCGAGGAGGTGGATTTCCGGGCGGACCTCTATGCGCTCGGAATCGTCCTCTTCTATATGGTATCGGGCAAAATGGCGCGCGATGTGACGCTGCCGCCGAACGAGCAGCTGGCTCTGGCGCGCGAAAACCGCATCGACTGGACGCTGCTGCCGGAGGAGCTGCCGGAAGAGGTGGCCGACATGCTCCGCCGCATGCTGGCGACGGACCCCGGTGAACGCTATTCCGATACGGCGCTTCTGGCGCGCGATCTCGAATATTTCATTTACAAAGACGGCTACGGCCCGACCATCGTCACGCTGGCCGATTATATGCGCCGGCTGATGCCGGGACGGTTCGGAATCGAGCCGGCCGGCCCCGAAACGATCGGGGACAGCGACCGTACCGTGGTCATAACCCCGCAATAAGAAGGATTTCCGAATATGACTTTCATGGAGAAGCTCAAGCATTCGTCGCAGGTGAACCGCAGTCTGGTCTGTGTCGGGCTCGACCCGGAACGCACGAAGCTGCCGGAGTGCGTCCGGGAGAAGGAGCATGCGCTGTTTGAGTTCAACCGCGCGATCATCGACGCGACCGCCGACTGGGTCTGCGCCTACAAGCCGCAGGCCGCCTATTACGCCGGGCAGAACGCCGACGAGGATCTGAAGCTGACCATCGATTACATCCATGAGCGCGCGCCGGAGATTCCGGTGATCCTCGATGTGAAGCGCGGCGATATCGGTTCGACCGCGACGATGTACGCGAAGGAGGCATTCGAGCGCTACAACGCCGACGCCGTGACGGTCAACCCGTACATGGGGTTCGATACCCTGAAACCGTTCCTCGACCATGCCGACAAAGGGGTCATCATCCTCTGCCGCACCTCAAACCCGAATTCGGGCGACCTGCAGAACCTGGTCTGCGGCGGAAAGATGGTTTATGAGCACGTCGCGCTGCTGGCCCGCGACAGGTGGAACTACAACGGCAACGCGGCGCTGGTGATCGGGGCGACCTATCCGGAAGAGCTGCGGCATGTCCGCGAGCTCTGCCCCGACATGCCGTTTCTCGTGCCGGGCGTCGGCGCGCAGGGCGGCGACGTCGAGAAGGTCGTGAAGTTCGGCTGCGACCGGACCGGGCACGGCATCGTGATCAACTCGTCGCGCGGCATCATCTACGCCGATAAAACCGAAAACTTTGCCGCGGGAGCGGGGAACGCCGCGCGCGAACTGCGCGACCTCGTGAACTCCTTCCGCGACTGAACAGAAAGAACCGTTATGCCGATCACATCAGGACCGGAAACTAAAAAAAGCGCCGCGCTGCCGACCATCGCGATCGTCGGCCGCCCGAACGTCGGGAAGTCGTCGCTGTTCAACGCGATCGTCGGACGGCGGGTTTCGATCGTGCATGAGATGCCCGGCGTGACCCGCGACCGCGTCGTGGCGCCGCTTGCGCGCGGCGTCCGCCGCTTTCAGCTCATCGACACGGGCGGGCTCGGGATGCTGCCGGGCGAAAGCCGCAAGGTCGACGTCTGGGACAGCCGAATCGCCGACCAGGTCAAGGTCGCCGTGGAGGACGCCGACGTGCTGATTTTCGTCGCGAACGTCCAGGACGGCGTCGTGAACCTCGACGAGGAGGTCGCCCGCAAGCTGCGCGAATCCGGCAAGCCGGTGCTGCTGGCCGCCAACAAGTGCGACAATCCGGCGCTGGCCGACCAGGCGGTGGAGTTCATGCGGCTCGGTTTCGCCGAAGTGTACCCGGTGTCGTGTCTGCACCGGAACGGCGTGAATGCGCTGGTCGAATCCGCGATCGGGCTGCTGCCCGAGACGGAGCGCCCGCGGGAAGACGGCGGCGTGGACGGGCTTGACTCCGAAAATATCGCCCGCAAGCTCAACATCGCCGTGGTCGGCCGCCCGAACGTCGGCAAATCCTCTCTCGTGAACGCGCTGCTCGGCGAGGAGCGCGTCATGGTCAGTGATGTGGCCGGGACCACCCGCGATGCAATCGATGTCGACTTCGAGCTGCGTTTCCGCGGTGCAATGCATCCGGCCACGCTGGTCGATACGGCCGGGCTGCGCAAAACCGCCAAGGTCGACACGGTCGTCGAATATTTCAGCGTGATGCGTGCGAAGAGCGCGATCGAGCGGGCGGATTTGATTTTATTCGTCGTCGAGGCGAGTCCCGACGGCGTGACCGCGCAGGACCGCCGCATCGCCGGGCTGATCCAGCAGTCCGGCAAGGGGTGCGTCCTGGTGGCGAACAAATTCGACGTCTACAAGGAGACGTACAAGGTCAAGCAGATGGAGTCCGAGGTCCGCTACTCGCTGCCCGGCATGAATTATGCGCCGCTTGTTTTCGTGAGCGCGCGCGACCGCTGGAACCTCGACGGGCTGCTGGACCGGATCGCCGGGGTCATGGAGCAGCTTGAGCTGAAGATTCCGACCGGCGTGCTGAACCGGGTCATCACGGACGCCTTCGAGGGGCATACGCCGCCGGTGGTCGGCGCGGCTCCGCTGAAGCTCTTTTACGCGTCGATGATCGGCATGACGCCGCCCCGGATTCTGTTGTTCGTGAACAATCCGAAATATTGCGCGGACAACTACCTGACGTTTCTCCGGAATGTGGTGCGCAACGCGTTCGACCTCTCGGGGCTCCCGATCGAGATCGAGCTGCGCGAACGGCCCAAAAAGGTCCTGAGCATCCGCAGCGAGCCGGGGATGCCGCGGAAGCGCGGTTCCCGCAAGCCCGCCGCCGCGCCGGAGAAAAAGTCAGGGAAACCCGCCGCAGGAAAATCCGCGCCCCGTAAGGGCGCACCGAAAAAGAGAGGGAGAAAATGAGCAGCAAAGAGATCGAAATCAAGCGCTTCATGGCGCAGAAGCTTGAAGAGGGCGAATCGCTCTCCGACATCCAGAAACTCGTGAACGAGGCGTTCGGGACCCGGATGACCTTCATGGATATCCGCATTCTCGCCTCCGAACTCGAAGACGTCGACTGGGGTGCGCTCGACCCGGCGCCGGCCCCGGCTCCGGAAAAGAAAGAACCGGCCGAAGGAGAGGCATCCGCTCCGGCCGCCGGCGACGGCGGCACTGTGGTCGAGATCAGCAAGCTCGTGCGTCCCGGCACCGCACTTTCGGGCACGGTCCGGTTCCGGAACGGAGCGACGGCCGACTGGTATGTCGATTCGTACGGGCGGCTCGGAATCGAAAACCTCCAGGGCGAAAATCCGGGCGAGGAGGATGTGCGCGACTTCCAGACCGAGCTGCAGAAACAGCTCGGCAGGTAGGAGAAGCGGAGCAGGAGCCGGTCTGTGCGGATGAAGAAGCTGCTTAAATTTACCTTTTTTGTGCTGTTTCCCGCCGCGCTGGTGCTGGTCCTTGCGTTTTTTTTCCTGACCGGCTCCTTTTTCCTGACCACGGTTGCACTGCCGTTCCTGAGCAGCCGGGCCGGGGTGGAGATCACGGCGGAACGGGTCGAGCTGTCGGTATTCCGCTCCCGGGTCCGCATGGAAAAACTGCGGGTCGGCGCGGAAAAAAGCCCGATCTTTCAGGCGGCGCGGGCGGAGGGCGGCTTCGACTGGGCGATGCTGGCCGGGGGAGCTCCGAAGCTCGAGGATGTGACGCTCGACGGAGCGGCGCTGACGCTCTACCACACGGGGAACGGAAGCTGGAACGTGTTTCCTCCGGCAGCGGCGGAGATGCCGCCGGACAAGTCCGCGGCTCCGTCGAAAAAGCCGCGCAAGCCGTTCCGGATCGACCTGAGCCGGGTCACGGTGCGCGACTCGAGGCTCCGGCTGATCTTCGGAGATCCCGAGGCGGGGAGCGCCTTTGAATTGTCGGGGCTCGATTTCACGACCGACCGCTTCGCGAACGGGAAACCGTTCCGGCTGGAGGGGAACGGCAGGCTGCGGCTCGCATCGAGCCGGGCCAACCACATCGACGCGGGCAAGGCGGCGTTCGTTTTCGAAGCCGGGCTCGGGGAAGATCTCGTGCCGGGGAGCTTCCGGGCCGACTGCCGGTTCTCCGGGCTGTTCGGTTCGATCAGCGGGGAGCCGTTCAATGACGGCGCGCTGGAGCTCGCATTTCACGGCAGGCAGGGGGACGGGCGGCTGGCGCTGGAGAAGCTGACCCTCGTGCAATCGCAGGGCGGCAAGGTCCAGAGCGAAGTCGAGCTGTCGGGCGAAGTCGGATACCAGCCGTTCGAAATCCGGGCGGATGTCGACATCCGACGCCTTTCCGAAGAGGTCACGTCTCTCCTGTTCGACCTCGGTTTCGGTTTCAACCCCGGACGTGCGGTCGTTCAGTACCGCGGCGATTTTTCCTATGCAAAACGGCGGCTGGCGGCGACCGGAACGCTGCGGGCGGACCGGACCGGCGACGCGATTTTCGACCTGGAGCGGATCGCGCTGCCGCCGCTGCGGCTGGAGGGCGAATACGATTTTGCGGTCGATCTGGAGGAGAGCTCGATCGACCTGCGGAAGTTTGCGCTGACCTTGAACGAGAAGGAGAGCGAATCCGCTTCGTTCCGGCTGCGCCGGCCGATCCGTTACTCCTGGCGCGAGGGGGCCGAGTCCACCGACCAGCGCGCGACGTTCGACCTCGAATGCAGCGCGTTCGACCTGAAGCTGCTGCGTTTCCTGATTCCGGGCGACTCGGCGTTTCAATTCGATTCGGGCTACTTCACATCGCGCATGCAGCTGACCTTGCGGCACAACCTCTCCTCGTTTTCACTGCTCGGCAGCGGGCGGATCAACAACAGCTCGTGCCGCTGGGAAGGGCGGAAATTCGAACTGGCCGAGATCCTGGCCGGGCTCGATGTTGAAATCCGGCGGGATTTCCACTGGAATCTGCGGAATCTCTCCCTTGCGCTCAAAAGCCGCGACG is part of the Victivallis lenta genome and harbors:
- the pyrF gene encoding orotidine-5'-phosphate decarboxylase; this translates as MTFMEKLKHSSQVNRSLVCVGLDPERTKLPECVREKEHALFEFNRAIIDATADWVCAYKPQAAYYAGQNADEDLKLTIDYIHERAPEIPVILDVKRGDIGSTATMYAKEAFERYNADAVTVNPYMGFDTLKPFLDHADKGVIILCRTSNPNSGDLQNLVCGGKMVYEHVALLARDRWNYNGNAALVIGATYPEELRHVRELCPDMPFLVPGVGAQGGDVEKVVKFGCDRTGHGIVINSSRGIIYADKTENFAAGAGNAARELRDLVNSFRD
- a CDS encoding serine/threonine protein kinase, which codes for MNTLRVLEGRERYELIHLIAEGGMGTVFKARKIGVAGFEKVVAIKMMRNKFSDSEAYVRNFISEAKLVANLIHENIVQIYHLDRFNDVYYFVIEYVDGVSLYEFIDFHAKLKKRTPLDLAIFIAARVARGLAYAHSRRGPDGKPLGIVHCDVCPHNILINTEGVPKITDFGIARITSKSAAERHVSGKLAFMAPEQARLEEVDFRADLYALGIVLFYMVSGKMARDVTLPPNEQLALARENRIDWTLLPEELPEEVADMLRRMLATDPGERYSDTALLARDLEYFIYKDGYGPTIVTLADYMRRLMPGRFGIEPAGPETIGDSDRTVVITPQ
- the der gene encoding ribosome biogenesis GTPase Der produces the protein MPITSGPETKKSAALPTIAIVGRPNVGKSSLFNAIVGRRVSIVHEMPGVTRDRVVAPLARGVRRFQLIDTGGLGMLPGESRKVDVWDSRIADQVKVAVEDADVLIFVANVQDGVVNLDEEVARKLRESGKPVLLAANKCDNPALADQAVEFMRLGFAEVYPVSCLHRNGVNALVESAIGLLPETERPREDGGVDGLDSENIARKLNIAVVGRPNVGKSSLVNALLGEERVMVSDVAGTTRDAIDVDFELRFRGAMHPATLVDTAGLRKTAKVDTVVEYFSVMRAKSAIERADLILFVVEASPDGVTAQDRRIAGLIQQSGKGCVLVANKFDVYKETYKVKQMESEVRYSLPGMNYAPLVFVSARDRWNLDGLLDRIAGVMEQLELKIPTGVLNRVITDAFEGHTPPVVGAAPLKLFYASMIGMTPPRILLFVNNPKYCADNYLTFLRNVVRNAFDLSGLPIEIELRERPKKVLSIRSEPGMPRKRGSRKPAAAPEKKSGKPAAGKSAPRKGAPKKRGRK
- a CDS encoding HD domain-containing protein, encoding MDEKRVEEWAVKWIGENLDPRRWCYHHLGHVRDVVADAAEFGRLSGLPEPELSLLRAAGWLHDTGYAIDPANHEEASARKAQEVLPQLGCTPEETLRVTGLIRATSLEREPAELAERIMRDADIGRLGTADFVGAALLLRRELAHCGRQFTDLEFWQFESGFLGKTEFYTAAARRLRGAGLERNRAWVLNEVARLEREEKA